A genomic window from Chitinophaga pollutisoli includes:
- a CDS encoding GH1 family beta-glucosidase produces MSIYRADFGPDFRWGVVISAFQNEGAHDADGKGPSIWDAFTERRGKIKDGTHARTATDFYTRYLDDILLARSLGFGVFRFSLSWPRIFPNGTGAPNPAGIAFYHRVIDAVAKAGMEPYVTLYHWDLPLALEKKGGWCHRGTVHAFENYAAFCGKEYGGKVKNWIVLNEPFGFTSLGYMLGVHAPGKFGLSYFLPAVHHVALAQAAGGRALRAEVPRARIGVAYSCSKIIPFTDNENDRAAAARIDALFNRLFIEPALGMGYPDGEFPLLARIARRYALWRDWDLLPFDFDFIGIQNYFPLVVRYNPFMPYINASEVKARSRKVPTTALGWEISGNGLFSILQQFAAYPGVKEIMITEGGAAFNDVHDNGLIHDPGRIAWYEEYLRAALLAKQSGVPLTGYFAWTLTDNFEWAEGYNARFGLVHVDFETQHRTVKSSGKWFGDWLEGKAKIPGGQ; encoded by the coding sequence ATGTCTATCTACCGCGCTGATTTCGGGCCGGACTTCCGCTGGGGCGTCGTGATCTCCGCTTTCCAGAACGAAGGCGCGCATGACGCCGACGGCAAAGGCCCCAGCATCTGGGATGCTTTCACGGAACGCCGCGGCAAGATCAAAGACGGCACCCATGCCCGGACCGCCACCGACTTCTACACCCGTTACCTCGACGATATCCTCCTGGCCCGCAGCCTGGGATTCGGAGTATTCCGTTTTTCCCTGTCCTGGCCCCGCATTTTCCCCAACGGTACCGGCGCGCCCAATCCCGCGGGCATCGCTTTCTACCACCGCGTAATCGACGCCGTGGCGAAAGCCGGGATGGAGCCCTACGTTACGCTGTACCATTGGGACCTCCCGCTGGCGCTGGAAAAGAAAGGGGGATGGTGCCACCGGGGCACCGTGCATGCATTTGAAAATTACGCGGCGTTCTGCGGAAAGGAATACGGTGGGAAGGTGAAAAACTGGATCGTGCTCAACGAGCCCTTCGGCTTTACTTCGCTGGGATATATGCTGGGCGTGCATGCGCCGGGGAAATTCGGGCTGTCGTACTTTTTGCCGGCCGTTCACCACGTAGCGCTGGCCCAGGCGGCGGGAGGGAGGGCCCTCCGCGCGGAAGTTCCCCGCGCCCGCATCGGCGTAGCTTACTCCTGCTCCAAAATCATCCCCTTCACCGACAACGAAAACGACCGCGCCGCCGCCGCCCGTATCGACGCCCTGTTCAACCGCCTCTTCATAGAGCCCGCCCTGGGTATGGGATATCCTGATGGCGAATTCCCGCTCCTGGCACGCATTGCGCGCCGGTACGCGCTTTGGCGCGACTGGGATCTCCTTCCGTTCGACTTCGATTTTATCGGCATTCAAAATTACTTCCCGCTCGTTGTGCGCTATAATCCCTTCATGCCCTATATCAACGCTTCCGAAGTCAAAGCCCGGAGCCGGAAAGTGCCCACCACCGCACTAGGTTGGGAAATCAGCGGGAACGGCCTGTTCAGCATCCTGCAACAATTCGCGGCCTATCCCGGTGTGAAGGAAATTATGATCACCGAAGGCGGCGCGGCGTTCAACGACGTGCACGACAACGGCCTTATTCATGACCCCGGCCGCATCGCCTGGTACGAAGAATACCTTCGCGCGGCGCTGCTGGCCAAACAATCCGGCGTTCCGCTCACCGGATATTTCGCCTGGACGCTCACCGATAACTTTGAATGGGCCGAGGGGTACAATGCGCGCTTCGGGCTTGTACATGTGGATTTTGAAACGCAGCACCGGACAGTGAAATCGTCCGGGAAGTGGTTCGGGGACTGGCTGGAAGGGAAAGCGAAAATCCCCGGCGGGCAATAG
- a CDS encoding kelch repeat-containing protein, producing MQKGKLFGWMLAAVVLSACSKNDDTEDENNGNWKELPEMSASPRSEAVAFVIGDTAYIGTGFDGDKQLRDFWKYNPANGWSQSANLPAEAAARSSATAFVIDKKAYVGTGFDGKVRLNDFWCYSPETGNWEKKAPLVGPDPSISLARRDAVSFAINGKGYVATGNDGSGTKDVWMYDPTADQWLARQSFGGSKRTEAVAFVLGQSAYIVTGTNNSELKNDMWVYDAAADNWTQKNKIANVSDESFDDEYNIVTSQAVAFAVNNKAYVVTGTGNGISKATWEYDGVTDRWTKVRDFEGAARYSAVAFVLGGRGHVAAGRTGSLPLDDVYHFEPNATYNEND from the coding sequence ATGCAGAAAGGAAAATTATTCGGATGGATGCTGGCGGCGGTAGTGTTGTCGGCATGTTCTAAAAACGACGACACGGAAGACGAGAACAACGGCAACTGGAAAGAGCTGCCCGAAATGTCGGCTTCTCCGCGCTCAGAAGCCGTGGCGTTCGTGATCGGCGATACGGCGTACATCGGCACGGGATTCGACGGCGACAAACAATTGCGCGACTTCTGGAAATATAATCCCGCCAACGGCTGGAGCCAGTCCGCCAACCTGCCCGCCGAAGCCGCCGCGCGCAGCAGCGCCACCGCCTTCGTCATAGATAAGAAAGCATATGTGGGAACGGGCTTCGACGGAAAAGTAAGGCTCAACGATTTCTGGTGTTATAGCCCCGAAACGGGCAACTGGGAAAAGAAAGCGCCGCTCGTAGGCCCCGATCCCTCCATCAGTCTGGCCCGCCGCGATGCAGTCAGCTTCGCCATCAACGGGAAAGGGTACGTGGCCACGGGCAACGACGGCAGCGGCACCAAAGACGTATGGATGTATGATCCCACGGCCGACCAGTGGCTCGCCCGCCAGAGTTTCGGCGGGAGCAAACGCACCGAAGCCGTGGCTTTCGTGCTGGGACAGAGCGCTTACATTGTTACCGGTACCAACAACAGCGAACTGAAAAACGACATGTGGGTGTACGACGCCGCCGCGGATAACTGGACCCAGAAAAACAAGATCGCCAATGTATCCGATGAGTCTTTTGACGATGAATACAACATCGTAACCAGCCAGGCGGTGGCATTTGCCGTGAACAACAAAGCGTACGTCGTAACCGGCACCGGTAACGGTATCAGCAAAGCCACCTGGGAGTACGATGGCGTAACTGACCGCTGGACGAAGGTCCGCGACTTCGAAGGCGCCGCGCGCTACAGTGCCGTGGCGTTTGTGTTGGGAGGTAGGGGACATGTGGCGGCAGGCCGCACGGGCAGCCTTCCGCTCGATGACGTGTATCATTTCGAACCGAATGCGACCTACAACGAAAATGATTAG
- a CDS encoding DUF4907 domain-containing protein has protein sequence MIRQSIASLLLTLAAVGSLPSCRERPYRLATMPVQQGWAYRITYRGKPLIYQEHIPAIPGFHPFRTQIDAHRTGALVLQKLESGVIPSLSEQEIDSLQLAR, from the coding sequence ATGATTAGGCAGTCCATCGCATCGTTACTGCTAACGCTGGCCGCGGTTGGCTCCCTGCCCTCGTGCAGGGAGCGGCCATACCGGCTGGCGACAATGCCCGTGCAGCAGGGCTGGGCTTACCGCATTACGTACCGCGGCAAGCCGCTGATTTACCAGGAGCATATTCCGGCCATTCCGGGCTTTCACCCGTTCCGTACACAAATTGATGCGCACCGGACCGGGGCGCTCGTTCTGCAGAAACTGGAAAGTGGTGTTATCCCTTCGCTGAGCGAACAGGAGATCGACAGCCTGCAACTGGCGCGGTAA
- a CDS encoding histidine kinase codes for MLLFLFPFFAYRIRVDNHLFYWKEGVNMLFITGLFYLNYYVLIPRFFTRRRIGIYIGVVLLALAGIGLQQAQVEVVFMKYLHMRGERPFMIAGRMGGGAMFAMRTSTATAAWGADVQPVRHAHFINADTMGMQVSAAQVLPDTLMPAPMLRHGGMRERNIFGMFLFPDIFRKSVTFALLVLVIGGFIKVAAEWFRSEQQKEALKVANLNAELRFLRSQINPHFLFNSLNTVYSLAHRQSPETEHALVKLSNILRYMIYQSNEDKVLLANEIRYLQDFIDMQRLRLSSQVPVEVEIAGDPAGLRIAPMLLIPFVENAFKHGVSYEEPSWIHIGVEISGGGRLRLRVRNRLLERRVSEKGAWDWGIP; via the coding sequence GTGTTGCTGTTTCTCTTTCCTTTTTTCGCGTATCGCATACGGGTAGACAATCACTTGTTTTACTGGAAGGAAGGGGTGAACATGCTGTTCATCACCGGGTTGTTTTATTTGAATTATTACGTCCTGATTCCGCGCTTCTTCACGCGCAGGCGTATCGGCATCTACATTGGCGTGGTGCTGCTGGCGCTGGCGGGGATCGGGTTGCAGCAGGCGCAGGTGGAGGTTGTCTTCATGAAATACCTGCACATGCGTGGAGAGCGGCCCTTCATGATAGCCGGGCGCATGGGCGGCGGAGCGATGTTCGCCATGCGGACGAGCACCGCAACAGCGGCCTGGGGCGCAGACGTGCAGCCGGTACGACATGCCCATTTCATCAATGCGGATACCATGGGGATGCAAGTCAGCGCGGCGCAGGTTTTACCGGATACGTTGATGCCAGCGCCGATGTTGCGGCATGGCGGGATGCGGGAGCGGAATATTTTCGGGATGTTCCTGTTCCCGGATATTTTCCGGAAGTCCGTCACATTTGCGTTACTGGTGCTGGTGATCGGCGGGTTCATCAAAGTGGCGGCGGAATGGTTCAGGAGCGAGCAGCAAAAGGAAGCGCTTAAAGTAGCGAACCTCAACGCAGAGTTACGTTTCCTGCGGTCGCAGATCAATCCGCATTTTCTTTTCAATAGTTTGAATACGGTATATTCCCTGGCGCACCGGCAGAGCCCCGAAACGGAGCATGCTTTGGTGAAGTTGTCGAATATATTACGTTATATGATTTACCAGAGCAATGAAGACAAGGTGTTGCTGGCCAATGAAATCCGCTACCTGCAGGATTTTATCGACATGCAACGGCTTCGCTTGTCGAGCCAGGTGCCGGTGGAAGTGGAGATAGCCGGCGACCCGGCGGGACTGCGGATCGCGCCGATGCTGCTGATTCCTTTCGTGGAGAATGCGTTCAAGCATGGCGTGAGTTATGAAGAGCCGTCGTGGATCCACATTGGGGTGGAGATATCGGGCGGCGGGCGGTTGCGGTTGCGGGTGCGGAACCGGTTGCTGGAGCGGCGCGTGTCGGAAAAGGGGGCGTGGGATTGGGGAATACCCTGA
- a CDS encoding LytTR family DNA-binding domain-containing protein, translated as MMKCIALDDEPLALEIIADFAAKAPFRMELTTFTNASRALGFLQQEPVDLIFLDIKMPDITGIQFIKSLKRPPMVIFTTAYEEYALDGYNLDVVDYLLKPIPFERFIKAVTKAEEYRSISAPRQPETDYIFVKTEYRIIKINLEDILYIEALKDYIKIYTANQPILTLKSLKSFETRLPKDKFMRVHRSYLVAMNKINSVERNTVMIANQSIPISEGYRDKFYDVITRHS; from the coding sequence ATGATGAAGTGCATTGCGTTGGATGACGAGCCGCTGGCGCTGGAAATTATCGCTGATTTTGCCGCCAAGGCCCCTTTCCGGATGGAGCTTACAACGTTTACGAATGCCTCCCGGGCGCTGGGTTTTTTGCAGCAGGAGCCGGTGGATTTGATTTTCCTGGACATAAAGATGCCCGATATCACAGGGATCCAGTTTATCAAATCGCTGAAACGACCGCCGATGGTGATCTTTACCACCGCCTATGAGGAATACGCGCTCGACGGGTACAACCTCGATGTAGTGGATTACCTCCTCAAGCCCATTCCCTTCGAACGTTTCATCAAAGCTGTTACCAAAGCAGAAGAGTACCGTTCCATTTCGGCGCCGCGCCAACCGGAGACGGATTATATTTTCGTCAAAACCGAATACCGCATTATAAAAATCAACCTCGAAGACATCCTCTACATCGAGGCGCTGAAGGATTATATCAAGATCTACACAGCCAATCAGCCGATCCTCACGCTGAAAAGCCTCAAGTCGTTTGAAACGCGCCTGCCGAAAGACAAGTTCATGCGCGTGCATCGTTCCTACCTTGTGGCGATGAACAAAATAAATTCCGTGGAACGCAATACGGTGATGATCGCCAATCAATCCATTCCCATCAGCGAAGGCTACCGAGACAAGTTCTACGACGTGATCACAAGGCATTCATAA
- a CDS encoding cysteine desulfurase family protein: MERIYFDNAATTALDPAVLDTMLPYMTEKFGNPSSIYSYGRESRLGVENARKSVAKILNANPGEIFFTSGGTESTNTAINAAIRDLGCRHIISSPIEHHATLHTVEHVYCRDEIRLSWVKLLPDGHVDMEDLRRLLAESKERTLVTLMHANNEIGNLLDIHAVGNLCKEFDAIFHSDTVQTVGHYPFDLRNTPVHFINGAGHKFHGPKGVGILYINENVKIHPYLMGGSQERNMRAGTENLYGIVGFAKALEMATENHEQHSTYINDLRMYMAEQLEQHIPGVGFNGDLKGRSLYTVLSVSFPKTEKSEMLLFNLDINGICASGGSACTSGADAGSHVIRALSSDPNRIAVRFSFSHTNTKAEVDTVVTKLKELI; encoded by the coding sequence TTGGAAAGAATTTACTTCGACAATGCCGCCACCACGGCACTCGACCCGGCCGTTTTGGACACCATGCTGCCGTATATGACAGAAAAGTTCGGCAATCCGTCCTCTATTTATTCATATGGCCGTGAATCGCGGCTGGGTGTGGAAAATGCCCGCAAATCCGTTGCAAAGATCCTGAATGCCAATCCGGGAGAGATTTTCTTCACTTCCGGCGGAACCGAAAGCACCAATACGGCGATCAACGCGGCGATCCGCGACCTGGGCTGCCGCCACATCATCAGCTCCCCTATCGAGCACCACGCTACTTTGCATACCGTTGAACATGTTTATTGCCGCGACGAAATCCGGCTTTCCTGGGTGAAACTGCTGCCCGACGGGCATGTGGACATGGAAGACCTGCGTCGCCTCCTGGCAGAAAGCAAGGAGCGCACGCTGGTGACCCTCATGCATGCCAATAACGAGATCGGCAACCTGCTCGATATCCACGCGGTGGGCAACCTCTGCAAGGAGTTCGACGCCATCTTCCATTCCGATACCGTGCAGACGGTGGGCCATTATCCCTTCGACCTGCGCAACACCCCGGTTCATTTCATCAATGGCGCCGGGCACAAATTCCATGGCCCCAAAGGCGTGGGCATTCTTTATATCAACGAAAACGTGAAGATCCATCCTTACCTGATGGGTGGTTCGCAGGAGCGGAATATGCGCGCCGGCACCGAGAATCTCTACGGCATCGTAGGGTTTGCCAAAGCGCTGGAAATGGCGACGGAAAACCACGAACAACATAGCACCTACATCAATGACCTCCGGATGTATATGGCGGAGCAGCTGGAGCAGCACATCCCCGGCGTAGGGTTCAACGGCGACCTCAAAGGCCGCAGCCTTTACACCGTGCTGAGCGTTTCCTTCCCAAAAACGGAGAAAAGCGAAATGCTGCTCTTCAACCTCGACATCAACGGCATCTGTGCTTCCGGCGGCAGCGCCTGCACTTCCGGCGCCGACGCTGGCTCCCACGTGATCCGCGCCCTCAGCAGCGACCCTAACCGCATCGCGGTGCGCTTCTCCTTCTCGCATACCAACACGAAAGCAGAAGTAGACACAGTAGTGACGAAGCTGAAAGAGTTGATCTAA
- the glmM gene encoding phosphoglucosamine mutase, whose protein sequence is MALIKSISGIRGTIGGKPGEGLSPVDVVKFTAAYGTWLLKQNAENRKVVIGRDGRISGEMVKQLVVSTLNGLGIDVVDLDLSTTPTVEIAVPLEQAAGGIILTASHNPREWNALKLLNAKGEFISGADGAELLDIAAREDFTFADVNKLGSYRKDDSYLQKHIDLVVNYPLVDKAAIEAAGFKVVVDAVNSTGAIFVPALLKALGVKEVTTLFDDVSGKFAHNPEPLPENLTALSNEVDKSNADFGIAVDPDVDRLCFVCEDGSMFGEEYTLVAVADYVLKHRKGNTVSNMSSTQALKDITLKNGGEYHPSAVGEVNVVNKMKAVNAVIGGEGNGGIIVPDLHYGRDALIGIGLFLSHLAQSKKTMKALRNSYPDYFISKNKIELDKGIDVKEIFEKIKGKYKNQPLNTEDGLKIEFDKDWVHLRTSNTEPIIRIYAESQNETTADNIARKIMQDIKEFI, encoded by the coding sequence GTGGCACTGATTAAATCAATTTCGGGAATTCGCGGCACCATCGGCGGCAAGCCCGGCGAAGGACTTTCCCCTGTCGACGTGGTAAAGTTCACCGCGGCTTACGGTACATGGCTGCTGAAGCAGAACGCGGAGAACAGGAAAGTGGTGATCGGAAGAGACGGCCGGATTTCCGGGGAAATGGTCAAGCAACTGGTTGTTTCCACCCTTAACGGCCTGGGCATTGACGTAGTGGACCTGGACCTCAGCACCACGCCCACCGTGGAAATTGCCGTTCCCCTCGAACAGGCTGCAGGCGGCATCATCCTGACCGCCAGCCACAACCCCCGCGAATGGAACGCCCTGAAACTCCTCAACGCGAAAGGCGAGTTTATTTCCGGCGCAGACGGCGCGGAACTGCTCGATATCGCCGCCCGGGAAGATTTCACTTTCGCAGACGTGAACAAACTCGGATCGTACCGTAAAGACGATTCCTACCTCCAGAAACACATCGACCTGGTGGTGAATTACCCGCTGGTAGACAAGGCTGCCATCGAAGCAGCCGGTTTCAAAGTGGTGGTAGACGCAGTCAACTCCACCGGCGCTATTTTCGTGCCCGCCCTCCTGAAGGCCCTCGGCGTGAAGGAAGTGACGACGCTGTTCGACGATGTGTCCGGCAAATTCGCCCACAACCCGGAGCCTCTGCCCGAAAATCTCACCGCGCTCAGCAATGAGGTGGATAAAAGCAACGCAGATTTCGGTATCGCCGTTGACCCCGATGTGGACCGTCTCTGCTTTGTTTGCGAAGACGGCAGCATGTTTGGCGAGGAATACACCCTGGTGGCAGTGGCGGATTACGTGCTAAAGCACCGCAAGGGCAATACCGTATCCAACATGAGCTCCACCCAGGCGCTGAAAGATATCACCCTTAAAAACGGCGGTGAATACCATCCTTCGGCGGTTGGCGAGGTGAATGTTGTAAATAAAATGAAAGCCGTGAACGCGGTGATCGGCGGCGAAGGCAACGGCGGCATCATCGTTCCGGACCTGCATTATGGCCGCGACGCCCTCATCGGCATCGGGCTGTTCCTGAGCCACCTGGCGCAAAGCAAGAAAACGATGAAAGCCCTCCGCAATTCGTACCCGGATTATTTCATCAGCAAAAATAAGATCGAGCTGGACAAAGGGATCGACGTGAAGGAGATCTTCGAAAAGATCAAAGGCAAGTACAAAAACCAGCCTTTGAACACGGAAGACGGGCTGAAAATCGAGTTTGACAAAGATTGGGTGCACCTGCGCACGTCCAACACCGAGCCGATTATCCGCATTTACGCCGAAAGCCAGAACGAGACCACGGCCGACAATATCGCCCGTAAGATCATGCAGGATATCAAGGAATTTATATAA
- a CDS encoding LTA synthase family protein gives MMQLWSRIPRYIRYIFTQTLYLFGFLVAWRLIFYFFFFTTTIRESGAIGKAWHLGLKFDMRLALICMAPIALLAFISRDRLFGPGWLRRLHFGYLGILYVFLTFFYVTDLGHYSYLGIRIEPSVTRFLAQGERATNARMLWESYPVIKGAIGILLLLAFVIWSYRSIFRHYANQEGVPVRPKAFAAWVVGIILLFAAGIYANVAYFPLRWSQAMFTRDNGITSLALNPVLYFVSNFSVKDDTYDINLTKKYYNPIAEYLQVDHPDSVALHYARTVKGDSPGKRPNVVIVMLESGGAAMTSMFNNPTKATPNLQKLADEGLFFDNFYVPAMSTARTVFGVTTGLPDVCKFKTASRHPGIVDQRVIMDQFDGYEKYYLLGGNTNWANIRAVFTNNVDGIQIFEEGYFKAPKADVWGVSDFDLITESDEIFRKAHEAGKPFVAFLQTADNHEPYTTTAGKGDFRKLTGKEVDAAAFKAAGWLSVDQFNAMRYLDYNVGYLMELAEKSGYLDNTIFVFFGDHSARLNPFKHMPLPEYEMGTFVDHVPCIIWAPKMVQPRKISRMTSLLDVYPTVAKMAGVDFTNYTMGVDMLDTTFAGERYAFVVYNRGETFYGLMGNKYFCEIGMETGKMRLYDLESNPMADISQQQPEIAEKLDKLTRGFYESSRYLMFNNKKPK, from the coding sequence ATGATGCAGCTTTGGTCGCGGATACCCAGATACATCCGGTATATTTTTACCCAGACCTTGTACCTGTTCGGTTTCCTCGTGGCGTGGCGCCTGATCTTTTACTTTTTCTTCTTCACCACCACCATCCGCGAAAGTGGCGCCATCGGCAAGGCCTGGCATCTCGGCCTCAAGTTCGACATGCGGCTGGCCCTGATCTGCATGGCACCCATCGCCCTGCTGGCTTTTATCTCGCGCGACCGCCTTTTCGGCCCAGGGTGGCTCCGCAGGCTGCATTTCGGCTATCTCGGCATATTGTACGTATTCCTTACTTTCTTTTACGTGACCGACCTGGGGCACTACAGTTACCTCGGCATCCGTATCGAGCCCTCCGTCACCCGCTTCCTCGCCCAGGGCGAGCGCGCCACCAACGCCCGGATGCTCTGGGAAAGCTACCCGGTCATCAAAGGCGCCATCGGCATACTGCTATTGCTGGCTTTCGTTATCTGGTCGTACCGCTCCATCTTCCGCCACTACGCCAACCAGGAGGGCGTGCCCGTACGCCCCAAAGCCTTCGCGGCCTGGGTGGTAGGCATCATCCTGCTGTTCGCCGCGGGGATTTACGCTAACGTCGCCTATTTCCCCCTGCGCTGGAGCCAGGCCATGTTCACCCGCGATAACGGCATTACGTCACTCGCCCTCAACCCGGTGCTGTATTTCGTGTCCAACTTCTCGGTGAAAGACGATACCTACGACATCAACCTGACGAAAAAATATTATAACCCGATCGCGGAATACCTCCAGGTCGATCATCCTGATTCCGTAGCGCTGCATTACGCCCGGACCGTGAAGGGCGACTCCCCCGGCAAACGCCCCAATGTGGTGATCGTGATGCTTGAATCTGGCGGCGCGGCTATGACTTCCATGTTCAATAACCCCACCAAAGCCACGCCCAACCTGCAAAAACTGGCAGACGAAGGCCTGTTTTTCGATAATTTCTACGTGCCGGCTATGAGCACCGCGCGGACCGTCTTCGGCGTCACCACCGGGCTCCCGGATGTCTGCAAGTTCAAAACCGCTTCCCGCCACCCGGGGATTGTGGACCAGCGGGTGATCATGGACCAGTTCGATGGCTACGAAAAATATTACCTGCTCGGCGGCAACACCAACTGGGCCAATATCCGGGCGGTTTTCACCAATAACGTGGATGGCATCCAGATCTTCGAAGAAGGGTATTTCAAGGCGCCCAAGGCCGATGTTTGGGGCGTTTCCGACTTCGACCTGATCACCGAATCCGACGAAATCTTCCGGAAAGCCCACGAGGCGGGGAAGCCTTTTGTGGCATTCCTGCAAACGGCCGACAACCACGAGCCCTACACCACCACCGCCGGCAAAGGCGATTTCCGGAAACTGACGGGAAAAGAAGTGGACGCCGCGGCTTTCAAGGCGGCCGGCTGGCTGTCGGTGGACCAGTTCAACGCCATGCGCTACCTCGATTACAACGTGGGCTACCTGATGGAGCTGGCGGAAAAATCCGGTTACCTCGACAATACGATCTTCGTGTTTTTCGGCGACCATTCGGCCCGGCTAAACCCTTTCAAACATATGCCGCTGCCGGAATACGAGATGGGCACCTTCGTGGACCACGTGCCCTGCATCATCTGGGCGCCGAAAATGGTGCAGCCGCGGAAAATCAGCCGGATGACCAGCCTGCTCGACGTGTACCCGACTGTGGCGAAAATGGCCGGGGTGGATTTTACCAATTACACGATGGGCGTGGATATGCTCGATACCACCTTCGCCGGGGAGCGTTACGCTTTCGTGGTGTATAACCGGGGCGAGACGTTTTACGGGCTGATGGGGAATAAATACTTTTGTGAAATAGGGATGGAAACGGGAAAGATGCGGTTGTACGACCTGGAAAGCAACCCCATGGCGGATATAAGCCAGCAGCAACCGGAAATCGCGGAAAAACTGGATAAATTAACCCGCGGGTTTTACGAATCCTCCCGATATTTGATGTTTAACAACAAGAAACCGAAATAA
- a CDS encoding methyltransferase domain-containing protein, with translation MEVPKQWFKDWFNSPYYHLLYSNRDEREASAFIDKLVDYLRPSPGALMLDVACGRGRHAKYLADKGFNVTGIDLSEESIAAARKLENGHLSFFQHDMRLPFRINYFDIVFNFFTSFGYFETRHENDNALRTLANSLKPGGRLVLDYLNSSFVAAHLVPAEIREKEDVVFDIHREVAGGKFLKEIRILDRRKLFRTTFAERVSAFTLADFREMFALQKLEITDVFGDYHFNTFDEAHSPRLILVAQKPTS, from the coding sequence ATGGAAGTGCCGAAACAATGGTTCAAAGACTGGTTCAATTCACCGTATTATCACCTGCTGTACAGCAACAGGGATGAGCGGGAAGCATCTGCATTCATAGACAAGCTGGTGGATTACCTGCGCCCTTCGCCCGGCGCGCTCATGCTGGACGTGGCCTGCGGCCGCGGGCGGCATGCCAAATACCTGGCGGACAAAGGATTCAACGTTACCGGCATCGACCTGTCGGAAGAAAGCATCGCCGCGGCGCGGAAGCTGGAAAACGGGCACCTGAGCTTTTTCCAGCACGACATGCGGCTGCCGTTCCGGATCAATTATTTTGACATCGTATTCAATTTCTTCACCAGTTTCGGGTATTTCGAAACCCGGCATGAGAACGATAACGCCCTGCGGACGCTGGCCAACAGCCTGAAACCGGGCGGAAGGCTGGTGCTGGATTACCTGAACAGCTCGTTTGTGGCCGCGCACCTGGTGCCGGCGGAGATCCGGGAGAAGGAAGATGTGGTGTTTGATATCCACCGCGAGGTGGCGGGCGGGAAGTTCCTGAAGGAGATCCGTATCCTCGACCGGAGGAAGCTGTTCAGGACAACGTTCGCCGAGCGCGTTTCGGCGTTTACCCTGGCGGATTTCCGGGAGATGTTCGCGCTGCAGAAGCTCGAGATCACGGATGTTTTCGGGGATTATCATTTTAACACCTTCGATGAGGCGCATTCTCCGCGGCTGATCCTCGTCGCCCAAAAACCAACTTCCTGA
- a CDS encoding phosphatase PAP2 family protein: MGTLLTWDLVLFFNINSKWTSPFLDSWLPWMREPYLWAPLYLFLLVLVLYNWGWKGFWWIVFFILTFAMCDQGSSFLKGLVGRLRPANDPNIAPYVRIMVGYYPQSGSFTSSHAANHFGLAMFCFLTLRSYLRRWAWLFFVWAAVICYAQVYVGVHYPTDILGGALLGCLAGTLGGGFFNRRIGLDPLPERTT, encoded by the coding sequence ATGGGAACCTTGCTCACCTGGGACCTGGTCCTGTTTTTCAACATCAACAGTAAATGGACGAGCCCTTTCCTGGACAGCTGGCTGCCCTGGATGCGGGAGCCCTATTTATGGGCCCCCCTGTACCTGTTCCTGCTTGTGCTGGTGTTATATAACTGGGGCTGGAAAGGCTTTTGGTGGATCGTATTCTTCATCCTGACTTTCGCCATGTGCGACCAGGGCAGCAGTTTCCTGAAGGGCCTCGTAGGCCGTTTGCGGCCTGCGAATGATCCGAATATCGCGCCGTATGTGCGTATTATGGTTGGATATTACCCCCAAAGCGGGAGTTTCACCTCTTCACATGCAGCCAACCATTTCGGGCTGGCCATGTTTTGTTTTTTAACACTCCGTTCCTATTTACGCCGCTGGGCCTGGCTGTTTTTCGTGTGGGCGGCGGTGATTTGCTACGCGCAGGTATATGTGGGGGTTCACTACCCGACAGACATCCTGGGCGGGGCGCTGCTGGGCTGCCTGGCGGGCACCCTGGGCGGAGGGTTCTTCAACCGCAGGATCGGGCTGGATCCATTACCTGAACGTACAACATGA